atccTCTATCTTATCGTTTCGCTCCTGAaaagaaagagatagagaTTCATCCGACCAATCGCTGTCCCCTTACTTAGTCTCTCATTCATACCCGaaccaatttatttttttccaaccattTGTTGGTCGTTAGTGTTTCATGGTGTGCTTCCGGTGTCAGATAGTCAATAGCGTAGTAGTTATTAATAAAACAAGATCGGTTAGGGAATTCAAGTGACATTAGCCCCTGATAGTTGTATTTTGGGACCGATTTGAGTTCTGCTTGTGCGGAATCGTTTGTTCGTCGTTTCTTAGCGTCATTTAGCGCTTCTCTAACCTTTAATAGTTCCCGATTGACctgtaaaacttgaaaaacagCCCTCTCCCCGAGCTCGCCCAAAAAACAAGTAAATAAAACGACTCTAGTTTGGCAATAGTTACGGGAGTTTGTTCAATCCATCGGTTCAATCCCAGCACGTCTAACTTACGACAGCTCCTCGTTAAAATGAATCACagtaaaattcacttttacGTTCGTGAAATGTTTGTTGATTGTTTGCGAGTGTTTGGTAACACAATCCCGTAAAAAATCCATCAACGATCATTACACCATCACCCGtacagaaaatgaaattttaatgcaATTTATGGTTATAGTGAGGAGCATCCATAAGTTAGATCCGCTAGGACTGGAAAACGGTCAAAAGTAGCGTCTAGTTACacatgatttcattttttgtttctacatatttcttttatttttacagataATCAGGAGACTGTCAAGGGTTGGATGAGCGCTATTGAACACGAACGAAAGACCAATAAACGATTTCGCACATGCAGAACTGAATTCGAGTCCAAAATACAATTGTGAAGGGCGACGTCACTTTCATTCCCTAACCgatgttattttattaataacgACTTAACTATTGACAATTTCATTATATGAATATTTCCTGAGTCATCCaattatgaataatcttaGTCGAATTTGTTCACTTTGCGGTAAAATAGTTATTTATATAATCCATAAGCCTTTCGTTACATATGCAACATTGTtcgagatttttcaataaaaaggTCTTATTGAAAGATGTCAGCACAATTACACCTAAAATAATTGAGAGACCTTTTGTAATTGTATTACAAACACGAGTTACACTTAATATGCATCTTCATTTTATTGTTAGAGGAATTAATGAAAACACACTCCAACCGCTAGTTGGTAttctaatttttgaaaatgtttatttgcTATTGTGCGATATTCCGAAAATCAGTTaatcaatattaataatgatgataTCATGATCTAAATTATTTAAACCGATATTAcgcattatattatattgcagcatatttttgaacaacattaataatatattagaCTGCAATATTTATACTTATGTGTAATTAATGTATATCGGTATGTGtaataatacatgtataatatcgATTGTAGTTTATTGTAAATTGATTTACATTTTAAAATATGCTATGTGACCATTATCTAGTGTAATATTCAactatataatattatttgttttgcATTTGTTACTATTTACGGTATCTTAACTGTCATTCCTTTAAAGATAACAATGTGTTAGCAACTTCTCGCAAAGTCTTACAGCTTCAGTTTCATTTCATGAATTCTTAGTCGAGTAATTTCTATAACTgctttatatttaaattttcgcacAGGCTCTGCTGCTATCGATTCTTTGCATTTCTGCTTCgaattgatattatttttcctcactgagataaatatttatccCGAGCTATCGAGAAATTCATTGGATAATTAAGTTAACTAATAGACCGGTAATGATCACCAGTTAGTAACATTTCGCGTATGGAACAAAATTACTTTCTAAGTCAAAAAATACTGCAATGTGCAATTATTTCGAGTAATTTATTTAGTTACGGCAGCTAGCACAATTTGAATAACAGCGTGAAACGTTATGCCAACTGTAAGAGTGGCTACTAAGTGTCAGAACAAAGTATATTGCTTACGTAGCTGATTGCAGTAAGATAGTTAAATAAACTATCAAACGATTTTAAAGAATATTAGGAGAACCAAATTTACGAATGGTTCAGTTCTGATCAAATTTGAttagtgaaaataattgtaaatgttTTACGTTTGAGCCCATATGCAGTTATTTTTGCCACACACTGCCAATAACAATGGCACAACAAGTTGTACTTGTTAATtagtataatttataatatattgctactaattatattatatataatatcatctaataatatcaatataaaACCCTTCTTAATTTTATGAAATGGTAAATAACAGTTCATCACTTCCACCTGATAAATGCAAAGTGCAGTCTCGTCATGCGTTAATCAAAAGCTAAAAAATGGAAACTGATTCTGCAAGAGGGCACAGCtgatgtgtataatatacttaACTACaaagaatgagaaattgaTAAGACCATTGAAAGGATGAAAGACAGCGTCCTTTGTGCCAAGGCAGCTTTGGCGCGTATAGATCAACATTTTTCCACTATACGGATTGTAAGTTTGACCTAGAACCTAAATTACCTGCATCATCGAAATATTTGATctcatttttatagttatcAAAAATCCCTCATTACACGGTATGGTGGACGTTCTTACTTTGAGAGActgatttaaattttaaatccaaTTCTTTTAGCGTTTGTTTAAAATCTGCTGACGAATACCTGGCAGTTTAGTTAAGCGTCAAGGACTTTCTCATAtgtcaatattttcaccaagaAACAGCAAGGTGTACGAAACGGGTTGATTGTGAGCATTTAGTAAAGCCCGCTGTCAGGATCTGGTGTCTGATTCTCCAAGTTACAGGGGTGTAGGAATTCTTGTCCTCTCTCGTGGAGCCATTTATTCGCCACTGAAATTAAGGAACATACGTAACAAAAGTTAAGATAATCTTTTCTCAAGACCTGTAATGAAATTAACTGAAATTGCGCAGACTGACTATGATCTTTCTCTATATTGGAATCTATTatctattatttttacactttcAAATCCTACACCTACACCTTTGAGACTACTATATTCGGCTTATGAATTGTCCATTTCGCGCATTTGAAATGTATCTCAATCGCTTTAATCATTTTTGAATGGTTAATTCTCCTCATAACAGATACTCACCCCACTTAGAGCCGGTCAAAACTGGACATGCGGCGTGTCTCGTTCTGTAATCTCCTTCGCCATTTGGCTTCAAGTTGAACCAAAATGCAGCGCTACCCTTTCGTGGCCAAAGAGCAAgattgatttttgtaaaaacagtaCCACCGCCTTGTTCCACATCACTCATCTGGAATGTGTGAATAATGAATAACAATGAGTGATTATCAATGATGtattagtaataatattaacaagtCGTACTAGTTTGCAGATTAAGTTTCTTAACTTCGACCTTAAATATAATAGAAGTAGAATAGAGTGAACCCAAATTAACTTACATAGTAAAGGACCGTTGCGATTCGATTTCCAGTTCCAAGACTTTTGaaagcatttttttcttctcgcttcggatgtaatataaataaggttttttttttaataatagtGCTTTACGATTTCAGGGGTAATGAAATACTCAAGTTTTTAACAAATCGGGCATGGAAGAGTACAATACTGGATGGACgctaatattattatgtattcaTTAGTAAGCatttcttctaatttttaGAGCTCTACGCCTTAGAGGgcttttattacattttcatgTATTTGATAATTGTACAATGCGCGGAAAAGATGCAGTGaccaaagaaaaaagatattaTTCACCCTTGCAAAGTCAAAGTGGGGCTCGTAATGTCCACCAATTCCATAGTTGACTACTTGCAGCTCTTCCGCAGTATCGACAGTCAAGCTTGTCAGGTCCTCCACTCGCCTACTGACAGCCTTTACGTGAGGATGTTCATATTCCTGGAGCCAGGCACTTTTGCTGATACGATAATGCGCAATTTCAACTTCACCAGTTTTGTAGTTTTGGACAGTTGCTCTTTTAAACTAACAACAAAAGCGATGCAGGTTTATTTCTCATTGAGAAATTTAAACTACATTGACTGAAATTCTCCATTCTATTCCAGGCTATGCGTCGATTAATTCTTATTATGACTTACTCTCGGCTGAGCCATCCTCTTCACAGTGTCAATTTCTTCGTCATAAATTACGTCGTGATATATCACGATTCTAGGATCCAAGTAAGCTTCTTCTTCCTTGAACGGCGCGATCTTGAGGAAGGGGATTCCCCGTTCCACGTAAcgacatttcaaatttttctggaCGTCGGCTGGCAGCGTCACCTCTCCACGACACAGCATTTCGTACCGCTCCCTTTCCGTCAACTCTTCCCATGTTTTGATCTTCTTCTCAGCTACAGTGAAGGGCTGAAGAGTGAAAATCGTAAAAGTCAAATCGTGCCCGATTTTCAGTTATGGTATCTTTTACGAACCAAcatgttaaaatttgaaagttcCTGTCGGAAAAGAATAATCTAACTATCAAACTTTTCTCAGCtttgttttcaaatataattGTGAACGGAAAAAATGCAGGTGCATTATTTAATAAAAGTCAATCTCTTACTGGGAATCGCCAAATCTAGAcgatcgatttaaaaattaatgtatttcaaatgaataatatgaaaaatagagCCCGCAGAGAGAAAAACTTCTTTTCACAGCAAATTCTCATTATCTATTAATGTCGCATTTGTAATCGCCAAAAAATCTGACAGGGAAAATTCTATTTATCGTATCATGAGAATTAAATCCTTGAATTCCATTTATACCCTGGGCACTCTTACTGTTGCCGATATGTGAATTGATTTGTTTTACTGTCATTAATACATAGATTTGATAATACCTTATGCCGATCGAAAAATGTCTACATTTTGTGCACGGTGTTGTTTCTGAGACTAAGAAGTAATGTTAATCGAAGTATTTTTAAACACGAGGCAACgccattttttataaaaatgggTTTGAAGTAGAGCCTCagaaattttggaatgtcacaaATCGGAAAATTATgggatttttccaaatttttaattcttcaaaGGATCAGATTTACTTCATTCAGCTCGCTTTAATATTTAAAACACGTAATGTCaaagattttcgaaatttttaactttttgaGACAATTTTTGCCTAGATTCAATTATGACCACTGCGTGGAAATAAGAAGTTACCGCACGGTATTGCACAAAAATTATGCCTATCTTCGagaaatctgagaaaaattttaggaaaGAAAATTGTGATAATGAGAAACGGTAATGAGAAACCTGAAACCTTTTCCAGTACCAATTGATAATGAGACTGGTAATAAGAACTCGCGGAATAAGAAGGTGGACGTTTTCTCAAGTCTTTTCGTCAAGAGTTCGTTGATTGAATGTCAAGAACATACCGCCAACTCCCGACTAATTGCTTGGAtcacttaaaaattttctcgcccACTCTACGAGGCATGGTTAGTAAGTAATTTCACAGACCAAATTCATAGCCTATTACGCAATAACATTCAAAAAGTTTACGAATACATTCTCTATCAACCTGAATAGAAATAATGCATTTCCAAAATCCTCTCACGCTGCAAATCATCAATTTTAAGCCATACGTCAATTGAAATTGACTTGAAACGATGTATTTGATATGTTTTGTGACGCAACACGTAGagtatgaaaattttgcatacatgtaatttaaaaaaacttcCGATGTAATCTAAAAATGCCTtcatataaaatgaaaaaggacAGAAAAAAGTACAGAAACGTTTAGGTAGatctgataataataaaaactcaCTTTTCAATCACTATGAAAGTTACAAATTTGGATACATTGTTTTTCGAACTTATGTATACGTGCTACTTGACGGTTAACAGTAACGTGGGTAATTTTCCGAAGTGAAACAGGATAGAAGGAgctgaaaattgattgttgttgcaagtaaaaaatgtttcctTCATTCACCTGATCAGCTGGAATCGCTTCTTCCTGGCCGTCTTCGCCACGCTTCCGTCTTTGctgggtaatttttttctgcatttcCTCTTGATAGTACGCGCGATTACCTAGAGCACGCTGATGGGTCGGTACTAGTTCAAGAAGTTCGTTAGTCATGCTGAGTGCGCGGGCGACGTTTCCTAGTGGATGAAAGATAGTTTATCGTCACGATGATTGCTCCTCGCAATAAAATAACTAGAGAACACACATGATGCACGGAGTCGTGGGATGTTTCATGCAGATGGGGATGACGTGACGAAACTTGTGCGCGTCAGaaccgaaaaaaattacagttcattttttcttgtgtCAGGGAAAACTTGTACTTTACAAAATCGCCATTATCCTTAACGTTGGATGTTATCTAGGTAATTTACGTCATGCcgttttgttattttaaacatttaaaagtgatatttttcgctgtacttttcattcgttcaaCTATCTTTATCCCAAAGGCTTTATAGTTCTTCCAACTAGAATCCCTCCCtatatcgtttcaaataaagCAAAATGACAGAGAGCGAATTTCCCCCCGTTTTACCTTGCATGTAGGTCGAAAATGCGAGATACTCCAAAATGTCGGGTTTCGTGGTCGTAGTTCTATTGTGCTCTTCCTGGAGACGGTCCATGGCTTCCTGCATCCATAACACCGTGTGGTAATAGTCAGCATTGTTGTACGACTGCCTGCCTAGTTCGAAACAGTCCCCGGCTGCGAAACACGGTAAAGAAATTGAGTAATtgagtaaaaataatcgattatactcgattaattgggaaaaaataatcgttcaCTTTTGGTAATTCTTAACTCACCGCTGAGACCAGTGCTGTACTGAACTCCGTTAAGGACCCCCCTGGCAACGTGGGCAGTGTCCAATTTATACGTGTCCTGAAGCCTCATAAGCGCGACCGCAGCTCCGTTGAGATCCTCGTCTGTAGGGAACTTCAGGTCGTTCCTCGAATTCGTTATGTTACTGACGAAAGCCTTTCCGACGTCTTCGGTGATTAGTTCTTCGATCCGTTTCCAGTCGGTTGTCAAACGCTTCACCAGAAGATAAGCGTTTATTGGATTCGACAAGTACTGCTGGATGTTCCTCGACGCCTCCTCATGTTCTCGCGCGTAATCCTCGACATTTCTGTAATTGCAGGATTCCCAATTAGCTATATCTGCGAATAAAACGAGGTAACGGGCTTTCGCTTTTCATCGTTTTTGACGCGGTATTCGATTGGCGCAGCGTGAAGGAAAATGCACTCCTCAATTTTCAGATATATGCTAACTAGAAAGCTCAAGGATCATTTCAAAGATATTGCAGCTTTTACGCTGAGAAAAGTAGGTATCTAAATATAAATGCATTCTAAGTAGAAAGTTTCGAGACTATTCAGACGATTCTTTCAGCCGTAATAATGTGCGTACCACAGAAATTGTTCatgtgagtaaaaatttttgtcaaatataaaatattacgcTAAATCTAAGTTTCCCAAAAAAGCGTTAGATGatgtttacaaatttttgactGATGGAGAGTATCAGACCTCTGGGACATGGATTCCGCTCAAACTTCTAAGATCGTTTCCTTGATCTAAAACACGAAGCCTACGTACgtagtttttttctcttcactgcgagtaaaattgataatatcgGCAGTTTGATGAGTGAAATTCTATAATAAATTCGACACATTTTTAACCTGACTATACATCCCATACACCTTTAAACGCCGATCTTGAATTAAGGAACTTAACGGCATGGTTTTCATCGCGAATGTTGTGCAATTTTTATGTTAATTTGGGGAGATAAAACAGGGTAGTAGGTACACAAGGGTTTGACTCGATCAAACAATACGGGGGAACGCAGCATGGGATTTTCATCGAGTACATTAAGGGTTTTGAGGAGATGATCGGgctaaatgaaaaatgaagtgCTCGGAAGACTGGCTCAGGccgaatatatataatatacagatTCTGCAGCTTTCACGGATCAAGGATAGGAGGATTTACGAGTATAAGGCCATGAATCGCGATGATACCTTCCCTTTTATTGGAGAATCCAATAACGGTCCATACctatttttacttattttttttttcttgtaataaAACCCGAGAGATGATGGCCGTGAACGATTTTTCATAACGCCTCTTTACTCGCTgtctatgtatgtatgtatacatattatgtatCCGTCCGATACTCATCGATCTGTAATGTATCCCATACATTTGCTGCATACCAAATACGGAAAATACcccatttgaaaaaatttcatacctaTAACCACTTTTTCCGAGCAATTAAAATCTGCAATCCGATGCGAAGAGATTGAAAACTTGTTTCTGTCAACTTTCCCCGTTTTTCCCCACAAAACGCTCAACAATATTTCATACTCCAGAGGTATAATTAACAGACTTGTTTATACCTACCGTTTCCGAGAAGTCTTCTGTACAGATACCGAATGCTTTGAATAGCAGGCAACTATCGCTTATCTATATgcatattgtataataatgaaCAATGAGCTTTTGATACGTTTTCGGTGAAAGGGAGGAGCGAATACGCGTAACTAAAGCTTCTTGGAGAATTGTGATTTGCAGATTCGGCCTTGGCAGGGGATCGTTACGTCATGATTGTCTttgttcgtaaaaaaaaaaatatctgctgctgctgctgctgcgagCATGAACAAATCCTAAGATATTTTCATGACGTTAGCGTACTCGAACACGCTACGTCGAGCTTTCAAGCCCCATGTGTTTAAAcgagaaatattttccaaattaaGGAATACTACCCTACGCGTAGAGCCAGCAAATAAATTGCGCCCCCCCAGAGACGTTACAGCGGATATCGAGTTTCATGCCAAATgcaatgaagagaaaaatttctcccgCCCCCATGCCGCTCATCAGCTGACGAACACATTAATTTCGTGCAGAATTGAGTTGTTTACGGCTGTCGTCACTGAAGCGAGACGTTTTAATCACAAGCCTCTATTCCTATCGATTTTAGTTTCCTCTTTtactgtttatttttttacttctattCCATTTTTCGTTTATCATTTTGCCCTTCGTCCTACCGTTAGCGCGTATAACAGCTCGCATTTGCGATCGCAACGAGTAGATATAACATTCGGTTGCCGTACGTGTAACTATAAAACCCTATATAAATAACTAACTGTATCGAATTTCGATtcgaatcaatttatttttttcaggttGGATTTTTAGgactcgttaaaaaaaaaaaaagaaaaaatacttttaagGGTAAAAACATAACCGCGAGAGATTCGAAatgatggaaaatttgaattttgcagaCGTATTTTGAGGTTTTCTGCATGTTATGATACTACTGTATCTGCATACTCAGATATAATGGACATTTAATATGTGGACACGCTCGCAGAACTCGCATTCGAGGTGAGAAAATTACTTTGCAGTACGGAGTTCAATTTGAAACGGGCAGTGAAATGCTTACGCGGTAAAATTTGTTTAGGACGAGatgtgaaatttaattaaaaagcTTACTGACCGGTATGTGTTTACACATGTGTGTGCATATTATAAAACAACTGGCTCGCGGGTTGTAAGCCATTGTTGCGTGTACCTATGTACTTTCATGCAAAACATCCCGTACATTCGTCCCGGTATCGCGGGTatgtttcgtttttatttttctgtagaGCGCCAGGATAGCTGAcgaaaatgatttaaaaaatgttgacatGAAAGAGACACAAAAATTGCTAATTGTAAGACTGTAAATTACTTGCACTTCGAATAATGTCACTCAACTGGTTTGACCACCCTTGCTATAAAGGTATTTTcgagattttaattttctgaatataaattattagtTTTTATGTCAGTTACCTTAGACTCAGCGTAAACAGATTTGGGCTTGTTCAAGGCAGACGCTCTAAGGTGACTTCGGCTACTGGTCCAACAGCATTTACCCCATAATCGATGGTGGCATGACGATAAGCCGCATGGAGACCATAGCGTTCGTTTGTAGGGCCACGAGTAGTAGCATTCAGATCAGCCAATGTCGTTAATTCATAGGAACATTCACATTGCTGCTTGGTAGTGTTTTATGTCTCGTTACCATGCTTTACAAATCCCATCACAGAAAGTGACAATTCCTTCGGTCGACTGTGACTCGGTGATAACAACGACGAGTCGAAGATATCTGTGCACAATTACATCAGACTAGACGTCGCAGACCCCGGGTATGCATCGTTTAAAATCAACGATGGTGTGTAAAAGTATCACACAATAATCGCGAGTGAGTACAGAGACAGTGTTCCttctattttgaaaaaacgtgTATAAGCTCATCCAGCGAACACAAAAAGTTCGAACGTGGAACTAGCATGGCAAGAAATATGGCACCGTGACGTCGACGCAAGAGGCAAAGAGCTTCGCTGAGTTGCAGGGTCATCGACTCATAATTAACTCTGTCGTCAATTAACGGctaaattaattgaaattgcGTTACGAAAGTGGCGAGGAAGCTTTCCGCGCAGCAATATTACCCCGAAGCTGCGGTAGTACGTAATAATTATTCTTGGGAAAAGAGAGAGTGAGATGAAGTTTTAAGGGTGTGTTAAACGATCTTTCCGTACCGTGGCCGGATTTATCTACTCCCGGACAATGTCACTGC
Above is a genomic segment from Neodiprion pinetum isolate iyNeoPine1 chromosome 1, iyNeoPine1.2, whole genome shotgun sequence containing:
- the PH4alphaEFB gene encoding prolyl 4-hydroxylase subunit alpha-1 isoform X3; translation: MDRIFFVVLTIGAISLPVSRGELYTALADMEELLETESVLIDTLHGFIHAQEERLATLKRNVEDYAREHEEASRNIQQYLSNPINAYLLVKRLTTDWKRIEELITEDVGKAFVSNITNSRNDLKFPTDEDLNGAAVALMRLQDTYKLDTAHVARGVLNGVQYSTGLSAGDCFELGRQSYNNADYYHTVLWMQEAMDRLQEEHNRTTTTKPDILEYLAFSTYMQGNVARALSMTNELLELVPTHQRALGNRAYYQEEMQKKITQQRRKRGEDGQEEAIPADQPFTVAEKKIKTWEELTERERYEMLCRGEVTLPADVQKNLKCRYVERGIPFLKIAPFKEEEAYLDPRIVIYHDVIYDEEIDTVKRMAQPRFKRATVQNYKTGEVEIAHYRISKSAWLQEYEHPHVKAVSRRVEDLTSLTVDTAEELQVVNYGIGGHYEPHFDFARREEKNAFKSLGTGNRIATVLYYMSDVEQGGGTVFTKINLALWPRKGSAAFWFNLKPNGEGDYRTRHAACPVLTGSKWVANKWLHERGQEFLHPCNLENQTPDPDSGLY
- the PH4alphaEFB gene encoding prolyl 4-hydroxylase subunit alpha-1 isoform X2, with product MYTNENNRNHSLRSINNTHSSFVRFVNTTSRNVGVYWIDYQGQAVQYKVLSYNDHLDVNTFETHPWIFVDEETRDRTKHRMDRIFFVVLTIGAISLPVSRGELYTALADMEELLETESVLIDTLHGFIHAQEERLATLKRNVEDYAREHEEASRNIQQYLSNPINAYLLVKRLTTDWKRIEELITEDVGKAFVSNITNSRNDLKFPTDEDLNGAAVALMRLQDTYKLDTAHVARGVLNGVQYSTGLSAGDCFELGRQSYNNADYYHTVLWMQEAMDRLQEEHNRTTTTKPDILEYLAFSTYMQGNVARALSMTNELLELVPTHQRALGNRAYYQEEMQKKITQQRRKRGEDGQEEAIPADQPFTVAEKKIKTWEELTERERYEMLCRGEVTLPADVQKNLKCRYVERGIPFLKIAPFKEEEAYLDPRIVIYHDVIYDEEIDTVKRMAQPRFKRATVQNYKTGEVEIAHYRISKSAWLQEYEHPHVKAVSRRVEDLTSLTVDTAEELQVVNYGIGGHYEPHFDFARMSDVEQGGGTVFTKINLALWPRKGSAAFWFNLKPNGEGDYRTRHAACPVLTGSKWVANKWLHERGQEFLHPCNLENQTPDPDSGLY
- the PH4alphaEFB gene encoding prolyl 4-hydroxylase subunit alpha-1 isoform X1 gives rise to the protein MYTNENNRNHSLRSINNTHSSFVRFVNTTSRNVGVYWIDYQGQAVQYKVLSYNDHLDVNTFETHPWIFVDEETRDRTKHRMDRIFFVVLTIGAISLPVSRGELYTALADMEELLETESVLIDTLHGFIHAQEERLATLKRNVEDYAREHEEASRNIQQYLSNPINAYLLVKRLTTDWKRIEELITEDVGKAFVSNITNSRNDLKFPTDEDLNGAAVALMRLQDTYKLDTAHVARGVLNGVQYSTGLSAGDCFELGRQSYNNADYYHTVLWMQEAMDRLQEEHNRTTTTKPDILEYLAFSTYMQGNVARALSMTNELLELVPTHQRALGNRAYYQEEMQKKITQQRRKRGEDGQEEAIPADQPFTVAEKKIKTWEELTERERYEMLCRGEVTLPADVQKNLKCRYVERGIPFLKIAPFKEEEAYLDPRIVIYHDVIYDEEIDTVKRMAQPRFKRATVQNYKTGEVEIAHYRISKSAWLQEYEHPHVKAVSRRVEDLTSLTVDTAEELQVVNYGIGGHYEPHFDFARREEKNAFKSLGTGNRIATVLYYMSDVEQGGGTVFTKINLALWPRKGSAAFWFNLKPNGEGDYRTRHAACPVLTGSKWVANKWLHERGQEFLHPCNLENQTPDPDSGLY